The following proteins are encoded in a genomic region of Emys orbicularis isolate rEmyOrb1 chromosome 19, rEmyOrb1.hap1, whole genome shotgun sequence:
- the LOC135891616 gene encoding CD209 antigen-like protein C: protein MHPDSSYHKWDNSEQVELTVQEASSVPGRGGKALCLSNSTQGKAFAILYVLLVICIAVATALIVVNLGKLSQGLAEAQLDRDTIRRDSKRNLSHHQDYIELKMSKEFNVFNSRLLNVSKEMAGVRLGIEEIQADHVKDPSHLQDAIEIRNLTHSMSKELAEVRRDHDRLQQVLSRVQDELQNLTEFTCMKCPPGWQRFEKSCYFFSTSTKSWPDAKQFCMDQKSGLVIVNTEEEQTFLSNHITNPHMYWLGLSDSAKEGEWRWLDGSPLSLRFWVPGEPNNSGAHGEDCGTLLFDGKWNDAICSLTHYWICERQC, encoded by the exons ATGCACCCGGACAGCTCCTACCACAAATGGGACAACTCAGAGCAGGTGGAACTGACAGTGCAGGAAGCGAGCAGCGTACCTGGGAGAGGTGGTAAAG ctctttGCCTTTCCAACTCCACCCAAGGGAAGGCCTTTGCGATCCTGTATGTCCTGCTGGTGATTTGCATTGCAGTGGCCACAGCTCTCATCGTAGTGAACCTTGGGAAAT TGTCCCAGGGTCTTGCCGAAGCCCAGCTGGATCGAGATACAATAAGAAGAGATTCCAAGAGAAATCTGTCACATCACCAGGACTATATAG AGTTGAAGATGTCCAAAGAATTCAACGTGTTTAACAGTCGACTTCTTAATG TGTCCAAGGAGATGGCTGGGGTTAGGCTGGGGATCGAGGAGATCCAAGCTGATCACGTGAAAGACCCATCACATCTCCAGGACGCCATAG AGATAAGGAACCTAACGCACAGTATGTCGAAGGAGCTGGCTGAGGTGAGAAGGGACCATGACAGACTCCAGCAGGTCTTGAGCAGGGTGCAGGACGAGTTACAGAATCTCACAG AATTCACCTGCATGAAATGTCCACCTGGCTGGCAGCGTTTTGAGAAAAGTTGCTACTTCTTTTCAACATCGACTAAATCCTGGCCGGACGCTAAGCAGTTCTGTATGGATCAAAAGTCTGGCCTGGTTATCGTTAACACCGAAGAGGAACAG ACATTTTTGTCAAACCACATCACTAACCCCCACATGTACTGGCTCGGCCTCAGCGACTCAGCGAAGGAAGGAGAGTGGCGCTGGCTGGACGGCAGCCCCCTGTCTCTTAG GTTCTGGGTGCCCGGGGAACCCAACAATTCTGGGGCGCACGGGGAAGACTGCGGCACCCTGCTCTTTGACGGGAAGTGGAACGATGCCATCTGCTCCTTGACTCATTACTGGATCTGCGAACGGCAGTGCTAG